One Streptomyces hundungensis DNA segment encodes these proteins:
- the leuC gene encoding 3-isopropylmalate dehydratase large subunit, producing the protein MGRTLAEKVWDDHVVRRAEGEPDLLFIDLHLLHEVTSPQAFDGLRKNGRQVRRLDLTIATEDHNTPTIDIDKPIADPVSRVQLETLRKNCAEFGVRLHPLGDVEQGVVHVVGPQLGLTQPGTTVVCGDSHTSTHGAFGALAFGIGTSQVEHVLATQTLPLAPFKTMAITVDGELPEGVTAKDLILAIIARIGTGGGQGYVLEYRGSAIEKLSMEARMTICNMSIEAGARAGMIAPDATTFDYLRGRVHAPQGEDWDAAVAYWKTLKTDDDAVFDAEVVIKADELAPFVTWGTNPGQGAPLSANVPDPASYEDASERVAAEKALEYMGLTAGQRLRDINVDTVFVGSCTNGRIEDLRNAAAVIEGRKVADGVRMLVVPGSVRVALQAMDEGLDKVFTAAGAEWRHAGCSMCLGMNPDQLAPGERSASTSNRNFEGRQGKGGRTHLVSPQVAAATAVLGHLGSPADLSDARTPVEA; encoded by the coding sequence ATGGGTAGGACACTCGCGGAGAAGGTCTGGGACGACCATGTCGTCAGGCGAGCCGAGGGCGAGCCGGACCTGCTCTTCATCGACCTGCACCTGTTGCACGAGGTGACCAGCCCGCAGGCCTTCGACGGTCTGCGCAAGAACGGTCGCCAGGTGCGGCGCCTGGACCTCACCATCGCCACCGAGGACCACAACACCCCCACCATCGACATCGACAAGCCGATCGCGGACCCGGTCTCCCGGGTCCAGCTGGAGACGCTGCGCAAGAACTGTGCCGAGTTCGGGGTGCGCCTGCACCCGCTCGGCGATGTCGAGCAGGGCGTCGTCCACGTGGTGGGACCGCAGCTGGGACTGACCCAGCCCGGCACCACCGTGGTCTGCGGCGACTCGCACACCTCGACGCACGGCGCCTTCGGCGCGCTGGCGTTCGGCATCGGCACCAGCCAGGTCGAGCACGTGCTCGCCACCCAGACGCTGCCGCTGGCCCCCTTCAAGACGATGGCCATCACCGTCGACGGGGAACTGCCCGAGGGCGTCACCGCCAAGGACCTGATCCTCGCCATCATCGCGAGGATCGGCACCGGCGGCGGCCAGGGCTACGTCCTGGAGTACCGCGGCTCGGCCATCGAGAAGCTGTCGATGGAAGCCCGCATGACCATCTGCAACATGTCGATCGAGGCCGGCGCCCGCGCGGGCATGATCGCCCCCGACGCCACCACCTTCGACTACCTGCGCGGGCGCGTGCACGCCCCCCAGGGCGAGGACTGGGACGCGGCGGTCGCGTACTGGAAGACCCTCAAGACGGACGACGACGCGGTCTTCGACGCCGAGGTCGTCATCAAGGCCGACGAACTCGCGCCGTTCGTCACCTGGGGCACCAACCCCGGCCAGGGCGCGCCCCTGTCGGCCAACGTCCCCGACCCGGCTTCGTACGAGGACGCTTCGGAGCGCGTGGCCGCCGAAAAGGCCCTGGAATACATGGGGTTGACCGCCGGACAGCGGCTGCGCGACATCAACGTCGACACCGTCTTCGTAGGTTCGTGCACCAACGGCCGCATCGAGGACCTGCGCAACGCGGCCGCGGTCATCGAGGGCCGCAAAGTCGCCGACGGCGTACGGATGCTGGTCGTCCCGGGCTCCGTCCGCGTCGCGCTCCAGGCCATGGACGAGGGCCTGGACAAGGTGTTCACGGCCGCCGGAGCCGAATGGCGGCACGCGGGCTGCTCGATGTGCCTCGGCATGAACCCGGACCAGCTGGCCCCCGGCGAGCGCTCCGCGTCCACCTCCAACCGCAACTTCGAGGGCAGGCAGGGCAAGGGCGGCCGAACCCACCTGGTTTCGCCCCAGGTCGCCGCCGCGACCGCGGTCCTCGGCCATCTGGGCTCGCCCGCCGACCTGTCCGACGCACGCACCCCCGTGGAGGCCTGA
- the ndgR gene encoding IclR family transcriptional regulator NdgR — translation MDNSSGVGVLDKAALVLGALESGPATLAGLVAATGLARPTAHRLAVALEHHRMVARDMQGRFILGPRLAELAAAAGEDRLLATAGPVLTHLRDVTGESAQLYRRQGDMRICVAAAERLSGLRDTVPVGSTLTMKAGSSAQILMAWEEPERLHRGLQGARFTATALSGVRRRGWAQSIGEREPGVASVSAPVRGPSNRVVAAVSVSGPIERLTRHPGRMHAQAVIDAASRLSEALRRNG, via the coding sequence ATGGACAACTCTAGCGGCGTAGGCGTTCTGGACAAGGCTGCCCTTGTCCTGGGCGCTCTGGAGTCCGGTCCGGCCACCCTCGCAGGTCTGGTCGCGGCCACTGGGCTCGCACGACCCACGGCACACCGCCTGGCCGTGGCACTGGAACACCACCGGATGGTGGCGCGGGACATGCAGGGCCGTTTCATCCTCGGCCCGCGTCTCGCCGAGCTCGCGGCGGCGGCCGGCGAGGACCGCCTGCTGGCCACGGCCGGCCCGGTCCTGACGCATCTGCGGGACGTCACGGGCGAGAGCGCTCAGCTCTATCGCCGCCAGGGCGACATGCGGATCTGCGTGGCGGCCGCCGAGCGCCTCTCGGGGCTGCGCGACACCGTGCCGGTCGGCTCCACGCTGACCATGAAGGCCGGTTCCTCCGCGCAGATCCTGATGGCCTGGGAGGAGCCGGAGCGTCTGCACCGCGGCCTTCAGGGCGCCCGCTTCACGGCGACAGCCCTGTCCGGCGTACGCCGCAGGGGCTGGGCCCAGTCGATCGGCGAGCGCGAGCCGGGCGTGGCCTCGGTGTCGGCGCCGGTGCGCGGCCCTTCGAACCGGGTGGTGGCCGCCGTCTCGGTCTCCGGTCCCATCGAGCGCCTGACCCGCCACCCGGGCCGGATGCACGCCCAGGCGGTCATCGACGCCGCCTCCCGTCTGTCCGAGGCCCTGCGCCGCAACGGCTGA
- a CDS encoding HAD family hydrolase: protein MAIRAVLWDIDDTIFDYSAASRSGMRTHLGIEGLPRAYASVESALDHWHEVTAYHWARFAAGETDWEGQRRDRVRAFVDDDMSDESADAWYERHVAHYEAAWSLFPDALPVLDVLAEDYRHAVLSNSSLRNQERKLRTLGVRDRFEALLCAAELGIAKPEAAAFHAGCEALGLPPEDVVYVGDQPDIDARGADDAGLKGVWLDRSGAGGRPELVRITGLDQLPGLLRRDTRFGAPDTFG from the coding sequence ATGGCCATCCGCGCCGTCCTGTGGGACATCGACGACACGATCTTCGACTACTCCGCGGCCTCGCGCTCCGGGATGCGCACCCACCTCGGCATCGAAGGGCTGCCCCGCGCCTACGCGTCCGTCGAGAGCGCCCTGGACCACTGGCACGAGGTCACCGCCTACCACTGGGCGCGCTTCGCGGCGGGGGAGACCGACTGGGAGGGCCAGCGCCGGGACCGGGTACGGGCCTTCGTCGACGACGACATGAGCGACGAGAGCGCCGACGCCTGGTACGAGCGCCACGTCGCCCACTACGAGGCCGCCTGGAGCCTCTTCCCCGACGCCCTGCCCGTTCTCGACGTACTCGCCGAGGACTACCGGCACGCCGTCCTGTCCAACTCCTCGCTCCGCAACCAGGAGCGCAAGCTGCGCACCCTCGGCGTACGTGACCGGTTCGAGGCGCTGCTCTGCGCGGCCGAACTCGGCATCGCCAAGCCGGAGGCGGCCGCCTTCCACGCCGGCTGCGAGGCGCTCGGACTGCCGCCCGAGGACGTCGTCTACGTGGGCGACCAGCCGGACATCGACGCACGCGGGGCGGACGATGCGGGGCTCAAGGGAGTGTGGCTCGACCGCTCGGGGGCGGGCGGGCGACCCGAGCTGGTCCGCATCACGGGACTCGACCAGCTCCCCGGCCTGCTGCGGCGCGATACCCGTTTTGGAGCGCCGGACACCTTCGGGTAA
- a CDS encoding DUF4241 domain-containing protein: MPMPAPDFSWHFTEGNTFTEESGTTGTLGVVAGGELWLHTGRVIACDPFVALGAGEAEPFTARVDPGHYRVDAAVATLVREEEPEQDTPHLRVAAARLVIKDAPTVAWELALQPGQDLGELGDDEFFGYGVDAGTGCFYDAGSDGSFPDCEGDEGPLWDAFATAPDVSPAPGPHTITDPATGHNLIAFTSGWGDGTYPTWIGRDATGAITCFVTDFFVVPAEALAPLAP, from the coding sequence ATGCCCATGCCCGCCCCCGACTTCTCCTGGCACTTCACCGAGGGCAACACCTTCACCGAGGAGTCCGGCACCACCGGCACCCTCGGCGTCGTGGCCGGCGGGGAGCTGTGGCTGCACACCGGGCGGGTCATCGCCTGCGATCCGTTCGTCGCGCTCGGCGCCGGTGAGGCCGAGCCGTTCACCGCGCGGGTGGACCCGGGGCACTACCGGGTGGACGCGGCCGTGGCCACCCTGGTGCGCGAGGAGGAGCCCGAGCAGGACACCCCGCACCTGCGGGTCGCCGCCGCGCGGCTGGTGATCAAGGACGCCCCCACCGTGGCGTGGGAGCTCGCGCTCCAGCCGGGCCAGGACCTCGGCGAGCTCGGCGACGACGAGTTCTTCGGATACGGGGTCGACGCCGGCACCGGCTGCTTCTACGACGCGGGCTCCGACGGCTCGTTCCCCGACTGCGAGGGCGACGAGGGCCCGCTGTGGGACGCCTTCGCCACCGCGCCCGACGTCTCGCCCGCGCCGGGGCCGCACACCATCACCGACCCCGCGACCGGCCACAACCTGATCGCCTTCACCTCGGGCTGGGGCGACGGCACCTACCCCACCTGGATAGGCCGCGACGCGACCGGCGCGATCACCTGCTTCGTCACCGACTTCTTCGTCGTCCCCGCCGAGGCCCTCGCCCCGCTCGCGCCCTGA
- the gltX gene encoding glutamate--tRNA ligase, whose protein sequence is MDASSPKLSTPLEQGGPPRVRFCPSPTGNPHVGLVRTALFNWAFARHHGGTFVFRIEDTDAARDSEESYNQLLDSMRWLGFTWDEGPEIGGPHAPYRQSQRMDIYRDVAEKLLAGGYAYPCYCTTEELDARREAARAAGKPSGYDGHCRELSAEQKQAYEVEGRSHVVRFRMPDEATTFTDLVRGEITVQAENVTDYGIVRANGAPLYTLVNPVDDALMEITHVLRGEDLLSSTPRQIALYKALIDLGIAKAIPQFGHLPYVMGEGNKKLSKRDPQASLNVYRERGFLPEGLLNYLSLLGWSFSADQDVFAIEDMVAKFDIADVNANPARFDLKKAESINADHIRMLDEKAFAAACEPWLRAPHANWAPEDFDEKAWQAIAPHAQTRVTVLSDITANVDFLFLESPVEDEASWTKAMKEGSDALLRTARTKLESADWTSPESLKNAVLAAGEEHGLKLGKAQAPVRVAVTGRTVGLPLFESLEILGKDKTLARIDAALARLAA, encoded by the coding sequence CTGGACGCGTCCTCCCCCAAGCTCTCGACTCCGCTCGAGCAGGGGGGACCCCCACGCGTCCGTTTCTGTCCCTCCCCGACCGGCAACCCTCATGTGGGCCTGGTCCGGACCGCCCTGTTCAACTGGGCGTTCGCCCGGCACCACGGCGGCACGTTCGTCTTCCGCATCGAGGACACCGACGCGGCCCGCGACTCCGAGGAGTCGTACAACCAGCTGCTCGACTCGATGCGCTGGCTCGGCTTCACCTGGGACGAGGGCCCGGAGATCGGCGGCCCGCACGCGCCCTACCGCCAGTCGCAGCGCATGGACATCTACCGCGACGTGGCCGAGAAGCTGCTCGCCGGCGGATACGCCTACCCCTGCTACTGCACCACCGAGGAGCTGGACGCCCGCCGCGAGGCGGCCCGCGCCGCCGGCAAGCCGTCCGGCTACGACGGCCACTGCCGTGAGCTGAGCGCCGAGCAGAAGCAGGCGTACGAGGTCGAGGGCCGCAGCCACGTCGTCCGCTTCCGGATGCCCGACGAGGCGACCACCTTCACCGACCTGGTCCGCGGCGAGATCACCGTCCAGGCGGAGAACGTCACCGACTACGGCATCGTCCGCGCGAACGGCGCCCCGCTGTACACGCTGGTCAACCCGGTCGACGACGCCCTGATGGAGATCACCCACGTCCTGCGCGGCGAGGACCTGCTCTCCTCCACGCCCCGCCAGATCGCCCTGTACAAGGCGCTGATCGACCTCGGCATCGCCAAGGCGATCCCGCAGTTCGGACACCTGCCGTACGTCATGGGCGAGGGCAACAAGAAGCTCTCCAAGCGCGACCCGCAGGCCTCCCTCAACGTCTACCGCGAGCGCGGCTTCCTGCCCGAGGGGCTCCTCAACTACCTCTCGCTGCTGGGCTGGTCGTTCTCGGCGGACCAGGACGTCTTCGCCATCGAGGACATGGTCGCCAAGTTCGACATCGCGGACGTCAACGCCAACCCGGCCCGCTTCGACCTGAAGAAGGCCGAGTCCATCAACGCGGACCACATCCGCATGCTGGACGAGAAGGCGTTCGCCGCGGCCTGCGAGCCGTGGCTGCGCGCCCCGCACGCCAACTGGGCCCCCGAGGACTTCGACGAGAAGGCCTGGCAGGCGATCGCCCCGCACGCCCAGACCCGGGTGACGGTCCTCTCGGACATCACCGCCAACGTGGACTTCCTCTTCCTGGAGAGCCCCGTCGAGGACGAGGCGTCCTGGACGAAGGCCATGAAGGAGGGCTCGGACGCGCTGCTGCGCACGGCGCGCACGAAGCTGGAGTCGGCGGACTGGACGTCGCCGGAGTCCCTGAAGAACGCGGTCCTGGCGGCGGGCGAGGAGCACGGCCTGAAGCTGGGCAAGGCCCAGGCCCCGGTCCGCGTGGCCGTGACCGGCCGCACGGTGGGCCTGCCGCTCTTCGAGTCCCTGGAGATCCTGGGCAAGGACAAGACGCTGGCCCGCATCGACGCGGCGCTGGCGAGGCTGGCGGCGTAA
- a CDS encoding fumarylacetoacetate hydrolase family protein has translation MRIARFSIDGNVAFGAVEGDGPDGLVLDIIKGIPYADFELSGTKVPLSKVRLLPPVLPNKVVAIGRNYAEHAKELGNAIVDDQGRPEPPVAFFKPTTSVIGSGDAIEYPSFSDELHHEAELAVVIGRMCREVPRERVKDVIFGYTCANDVTARDVQKREKQWARAKGFDTSCPLGPWVETELDPSDLAIQATVNGEQRQLGRTADMIRSIEELVVHITEAMTLLPGDVILTGTPAGVGPLNVGDEVAVTIEGIGTLTNKVIKRG, from the coding sequence GTGCGCATCGCCAGGTTCTCCATCGACGGCAATGTCGCCTTCGGAGCCGTCGAGGGCGACGGCCCCGACGGTCTCGTACTCGACATCATCAAGGGCATCCCGTACGCGGACTTCGAACTCTCCGGCACCAAGGTGCCGCTGAGCAAGGTCCGCCTCCTGCCGCCCGTGCTCCCCAACAAGGTCGTGGCCATCGGCCGCAACTACGCGGAGCACGCGAAGGAACTCGGCAACGCCATCGTCGACGACCAGGGCCGCCCCGAGCCGCCCGTCGCCTTCTTCAAGCCGACCACCTCGGTGATCGGCTCCGGCGACGCCATCGAGTACCCCTCCTTCTCCGACGAGCTGCACCACGAGGCCGAACTCGCCGTCGTGATCGGCCGCATGTGCCGTGAGGTCCCGCGCGAGCGCGTCAAGGACGTCATCTTCGGCTACACCTGCGCCAACGACGTGACCGCCCGTGACGTCCAGAAGCGCGAGAAGCAGTGGGCCCGCGCCAAGGGCTTCGACACCTCCTGCCCGCTGGGCCCCTGGGTGGAGACCGAGCTCGACCCCTCGGACCTCGCCATCCAGGCGACCGTCAACGGCGAGCAGCGCCAGCTCGGCCGCACCGCCGACATGATCCGCTCCATCGAGGAGCTGGTCGTCCACATCACCGAGGCCATGACGCTGCTCCCGGGCGACGTCATCCTCACCGGCACCCCGGCCGGGGTCGGCCCCCTCAACGTCGGCGACGAGGTCGCCGTCACCATCGAAGGCATCGGCACTCTCACCAACAAGGTGATCAAGCGTGGCTAA
- a CDS encoding sensor histidine kinase — protein MQGRFKRDGSAAAEQEPQGGTGPKTASSSPQHAQNPRGTENPSSAPAGEASGPTARTGGSTGPSGGDASGDRKPIGPADTGSRIALRNWRISTRLVALLALPVVAATTLGGLRINQSMNDMQQLDHMQLLTDMTKQATELAAALQTERDDSAGPLSTQTSDARVQTDRSATDLVRKTFINATQDVSGTENDDALESIRRNVTNIAIQLQDLESIRKTAYKEGSTNSQTVESYSRLIRGLLSLSQDMAQATSNPEMIKRTRALAAFSSAKEYASVQRAIIAAALPATKDKTGNLLEPDRLYAKAAQDGERQSLASFQNVYEANGGNATELMAPLDKGNSEITAANAYSQRVLKNTGGINQEQHRSYLDWYDQDSNKINQMKTIEQTLLGEMEQKARELRDSSQRDAILNGVLILVVLGVSLVGAFVVARSMIRSLRRLQDTATRVAQDRLPELVKQLSESDPQDVDTSVESVGVHSRDEIGQVAAAFDDVHREAVRLAAEQALLRGNVNAMFTNLSRRSQGLIQRQLSLISELESREADPDQLSSLFKLDHLATRMRRNGENLLVLAGEEPGRRWTRPVPLVDVLRAAASEVEQYERIELAAVPATEVAGRVVNDLVHLLAELLENATSFSSPQTKVRVTGHALPDGRVLVEIHDTGIGLSPEDLAAINERLASPPTVDVSVSRRMGLFVVGRLSLRHGIRIQLRPSDSGGTTALVMLPVDVAQGGKKVPGKPGAGQPQAPAGQGGRPGLAGGPPSRAGLAAGPLGGGPGNPGGRLGAGAPRGQVAGGQGPRAALPPRGTGPQQGQPPQQGQQNAFGSAPAAPRRGDRPITPPPGAPRAELPGGNPLTQQPARPQAASWGADPSALDAPRGHEEPEQHTGQYPRPALGERQGPGATAEFERPDFDGPPPGSQQDQTSGTGQFVRPDVFGTPAAQDPAATGQFEGPGSYNGYGDQSATTGQYGRPDQDPSATGQYGRHGSDDRQNPAATSEFARPDFNAPQPPAPQPVQPQQYQQQAPQQGRPQGQDFGQGAPRRRPEGNDFGAPRQPAASLPAQPQHESLPPAGAGDGRTPLYDTLETNWFQQQGQQGGQQQPAQTPPAPRRSAPDGGRGSAPQQPAPERLPVREGGGAQGTAASNGAGNWRSSPNDDLVRQAERARKPAAGGVTTSGLPKRVPRANLVPGTAQQQNHQAGPQVSRAPDDVRGRLTNLRRGIQQGRQANNGSTGSFHVDPTHQQER, from the coding sequence GTGCAGGGACGTTTCAAGAGGGATGGCAGCGCTGCGGCGGAGCAGGAGCCGCAGGGCGGGACTGGCCCCAAGACGGCCAGTTCCTCGCCCCAGCACGCCCAGAACCCCCGGGGCACCGAGAACCCCTCCTCCGCTCCGGCCGGTGAGGCGAGCGGCCCGACGGCGCGCACCGGCGGGTCCACGGGCCCGTCCGGCGGCGACGCTTCCGGCGACCGCAAACCCATCGGGCCCGCCGACACGGGCTCCCGAATAGCACTGCGCAACTGGCGCATCTCGACCCGACTCGTCGCGCTGCTCGCGCTCCCCGTGGTCGCCGCGACCACCCTGGGCGGACTGCGCATCAACCAGTCGATGAACGACATGCAGCAGCTGGACCACATGCAGCTGCTCACCGACATGACCAAGCAGGCGACCGAGCTCGCCGCCGCGCTCCAGACCGAGCGCGACGACTCGGCGGGCCCGCTCTCCACCCAGACCTCCGACGCCCGCGTCCAGACCGACCGTTCCGCCACCGACCTGGTGCGCAAGACGTTCATCAACGCGACCCAGGACGTCAGCGGCACGGAGAACGACGACGCCCTGGAGTCGATCCGGCGCAACGTCACCAACATCGCGATCCAGCTCCAGGACCTGGAGAGCATCCGCAAGACCGCGTACAAGGAAGGCTCCACCAACTCCCAGACGGTCGAGTCCTACAGCCGTCTCATCCGCGGTCTGCTCAGCCTCTCCCAGGACATGGCCCAGGCCACCTCCAACCCGGAGATGATCAAGCGGACCCGTGCGCTCGCGGCCTTCTCCTCGGCCAAGGAGTACGCCTCGGTCCAGCGCGCGATCATCGCCGCCGCGCTGCCCGCCACCAAGGACAAGACGGGCAACCTCCTGGAGCCCGACCGCCTCTACGCCAAGGCGGCGCAGGACGGCGAGCGCCAGTCGCTCGCCTCGTTCCAGAACGTGTACGAGGCCAACGGCGGCAACGCCACCGAGCTGATGGCCCCGCTCGACAAGGGCAACTCGGAGATCACGGCCGCCAACGCGTACTCGCAGCGCGTCCTGAAGAACACCGGCGGCATCAACCAGGAGCAGCACCGCTCGTACCTCGACTGGTACGACCAGGACTCCAACAAGATCAACCAGATGAAGACCATCGAGCAGACCCTGCTCGGTGAGATGGAGCAGAAGGCGCGCGAGCTGCGCGACTCCTCGCAGCGCGACGCGATCCTCAACGGTGTGCTGATCCTCGTCGTGCTCGGCGTCTCGCTGGTCGGCGCGTTCGTCGTGGCCCGCTCCATGATCCGCTCGCTGCGCCGCCTCCAGGACACCGCGACGCGGGTCGCCCAGGATCGGCTGCCCGAGCTCGTCAAGCAGCTCTCGGAGTCGGACCCGCAGGACGTCGACACCTCCGTGGAGTCGGTCGGGGTGCACTCCCGGGACGAGATCGGCCAGGTGGCCGCGGCCTTCGACGACGTGCACCGCGAGGCCGTACGCCTCGCCGCCGAGCAGGCCCTCCTGCGGGGCAACGTCAACGCGATGTTCACCAACCTCTCGCGCCGCTCCCAGGGTCTGATTCAGCGTCAGCTCTCGCTCATCTCCGAGCTGGAGTCCCGCGAGGCCGACCCGGACCAGCTCTCCTCGCTCTTCAAGCTCGACCACCTCGCGACCCGTATGCGCCGTAACGGCGAAAACCTCCTCGTCCTCGCCGGTGAGGAACCGGGCCGACGCTGGACCCGCCCGGTCCCGCTTGTCGACGTGCTCCGCGCCGCCGCCTCCGAGGTGGAGCAGTACGAGCGCATCGAACTGGCCGCCGTGCCCGCGACCGAGGTCGCGGGACGCGTGGTCAACGACCTCGTGCACCTGCTCGCAGAGCTCCTTGAGAACGCCACCTCGTTCTCCTCGCCGCAGACCAAGGTCCGCGTCACCGGTCACGCGCTGCCCGACGGCCGCGTCCTGGTCGAGATCCACGACACCGGCATCGGCCTCTCCCCCGAGGACCTCGCCGCGATCAACGAGCGGCTCGCGTCGCCGCCCACCGTGGACGTCTCGGTCTCGCGCCGCATGGGTCTGTTCGTGGTCGGCCGCCTGTCCCTGCGACACGGCATCCGCATCCAGCTGCGCCCCTCGGACTCCGGTGGCACCACGGCGCTCGTCATGCTGCCCGTCGATGTCGCCCAGGGCGGCAAGAAGGTGCCCGGCAAGCCGGGTGCCGGCCAGCCGCAGGCCCCGGCGGGCCAGGGTGGCCGTCCCGGTCTCGCGGGCGGTCCGCCCTCGCGTGCCGGGCTCGCCGCGGGCCCGCTCGGCGGTGGCCCCGGCAACCCCGGCGGCCGGCTCGGCGCGGGCGCCCCGCGCGGCCAGGTCGCCGGCGGCCAGGGTCCGCGCGCCGCGCTGCCGCCCCGGGGCACCGGCCCCCAGCAGGGTCAGCCCCCGCAGCAGGGTCAGCAGAACGCGTTCGGCAGCGCCCCGGCGGCCCCCCGTCGCGGCGACCGTCCGATCACCCCGCCGCCCGGCGCCCCGCGCGCCGAGCTGCCCGGCGGCAACCCGCTGACGCAGCAGCCGGCCCGGCCGCAGGCCGCGAGCTGGGGCGCCGACCCCTCGGCGCTGGACGCGCCGCGCGGTCACGAGGAGCCCGAGCAGCACACCGGCCAGTACCCGCGCCCCGCGCTCGGCGAGCGCCAGGGCCCGGGCGCCACCGCCGAGTTCGAGCGCCCGGACTTCGACGGCCCCCCGCCGGGTTCCCAGCAGGACCAGACCTCGGGCACCGGCCAGTTCGTACGCCCCGACGTGTTCGGCACGCCGGCCGCGCAGGACCCCGCGGCGACCGGCCAGTTCGAGGGCCCGGGCAGCTACAACGGGTACGGCGACCAGTCCGCCACCACCGGCCAGTACGGGCGTCCCGACCAGGACCCGTCCGCCACCGGCCAGTACGGGCGCCACGGCTCCGACGACCGGCAGAACCCGGCGGCGACCTCCGAGTTCGCCCGCCCGGACTTCAACGCGCCGCAGCCCCCCGCGCCGCAGCCGGTGCAGCCGCAGCAGTACCAGCAGCAGGCGCCCCAGCAGGGCCGGCCGCAGGGCCAGGACTTCGGTCAGGGTGCCCCGCGCCGGCGTCCGGAGGGCAACGACTTCGGCGCCCCGCGCCAGCCGGCCGCGAGCCTGCCCGCCCAGCCGCAGCACGAGTCGCTGCCGCCGGCCGGTGCCGGTGACGGCCGCACCCCGCTGTACGACACGCTGGAGACCAACTGGTTCCAGCAGCAGGGTCAGCAGGGCGGCCAGCAGCAGCCCGCCCAGACGCCCCCGGCGCCGCGCAGGTCCGCACCCGACGGCGGCCGGGGCAGCGCCCCGCAGCAGCCGGCTCCCGAGCGCCTGCCGGTCCGTGAGGGCGGCGGCGCCCAGGGCACGGCCGCCTCCAACGGCGCCGGAAACTGGCGCAGTTCGCCCAACGACGATCTGGTCCGCCAGGCCGAGCGGGCCCGCAAGCCCGCCGCCGGTGGCGTGACCACGTCCGGTCTTCCCAAGCGGGTCCCGCGCGCCAACCTGGTGCCGGGCACCGCACAGCAGCAGAACCACCAGGCAGGACCCCAGGTCTCCCGGGCGCCCGACGACGTGCGCGGCCGGCTGACCAATCTCCGCCGGGGCATCCAGCAGGGCCGGCAGGCCAACAACGGCTCGACCGGCAGCTTCCACGTGGACCCCACTCACCAGCAGGAGCGTTAG
- a CDS encoding roadblock/LC7 domain-containing protein, with protein MSQAAQNLNWLITNFVDNTPGVSHTVVVSADGLLLAMSEGFPRDRADQLAAVASGLTSLTAGASRIFEGGSVAQTVVEMERGFLFLMSVSDGSSLAVLAHPECDIGLVGYEMALLVDRAGSVLTPDLRAELQGSLLH; from the coding sequence ATGAGCCAGGCGGCACAGAACCTGAACTGGTTGATCACCAACTTTGTGGACAACACCCCAGGGGTGTCCCACACAGTGGTGGTCTCCGCCGACGGCCTGCTCCTCGCCATGTCCGAAGGCTTCCCGCGCGACCGCGCCGACCAGCTGGCCGCCGTGGCGTCCGGTCTGACCTCGCTGACCGCCGGGGCCTCCCGGATCTTCGAGGGTGGCAGCGTCGCCCAGACCGTGGTGGAGATGGAGCGAGGCTTCCTCTTCCTGATGTCCGTGTCCGACGGTTCCTCCCTGGCCGTACTCGCGCACCCGGAGTGCGACATCGGCCTGGTGGGCTACGAGATGGCTCTCCTGGTCGACCGCGCCGGCAGCGTCCTCACGCCGGACCTGCGCGCCGAGCTCCAGGGCAGCCTGCTCCACTGA
- a CDS encoding DUF742 domain-containing protein: MTPPPASHDSYGALHDAAYDGEGDQPLVRPYAMTGGRTRPRYQLAIEALVSTTADPAHLATLLPEHQRICHLCREVKSVAEVSALLQMPLGVARILVADLAEAGMVAIHQPGNGETGGTPDVTLLERVLSGLRKL, from the coding sequence ATGACCCCGCCACCCGCCTCACACGACTCGTACGGCGCGCTGCACGACGCGGCGTACGACGGTGAAGGCGACCAGCCGCTGGTCCGTCCGTACGCCATGACCGGTGGCCGGACCAGGCCGCGCTACCAGCTCGCCATCGAGGCGCTGGTCAGCACCACAGCAGACCCGGCGCACCTTGCCACGCTTCTTCCCGAGCACCAGCGGATCTGCCACCTCTGCCGTGAGGTCAAGTCGGTGGCGGAGGTCTCCGCGCTGCTCCAGATGCCGCTCGGTGTCGCCCGGATCCTCGTAGCCGACCTGGCCGAGGCCGGCATGGTGGCCATCCACCAGCCGGGCAATGGAGAGACCGGCGGCACGCCGGACGTAACGCTGCTCGAGAGGGTGCTCAGTGGACTTCGCAAGCTCTAG